A single genomic interval of Littorina saxatilis isolate snail1 linkage group LG17, US_GU_Lsax_2.0, whole genome shotgun sequence harbors:
- the LOC138952615 gene encoding eukaryotic translation initiation factor 5-like, whose translation MAVNIDRSNMDQFYRYKMPRLLAKVEGKGNGIKTVIVNMTEIAKALSRPPTYPTKYFGCELGAQTQFDAKNDRYIVNGSHDADKLQNLLDGFIKKFVLCEECSNPETNLIVSIKKGMISMRCIACGHSSNVDMRHKLTTFIIKNPPDQDLQATTPSKGKKSKKDKDKDGDRHSPEANAQQQMAAQRASGGTIDVPPEQNKADDDDWGEDFSEEAVKQRMEELSGAAKGLALTDDLEKTDKDRMDILYTLIKSKRDNKELSKGMKDVVADAERLEVKEKVPLILVELLLTDKVLTQIKDHRVLFLSFCKENPKAQKYLLGGLEMLIGKEYSASLMPRVPHILKAFYDMDILDEEVILEWAKKISKKYVTKEIAQQMREKAKPFIDWLEQASEEEEDDDDEEEGEVVYSTSGQVGEQPIETPQQNGNDDDDDINIDDI comes from the exons atggcgGTCAACATTGATCGATCCAACATGGACCAGTTCTACCGCTATAAGATGCCTCGGCTCTTAGCCAAG GTGGAGGGGAAAGGAAATGGAATAAAAACTGTGATTGTCAACATGACAGAAATTGCCAAGGCACTGTCCAGGCCACCAACGT ACCCCACCAAATACTTTGGCTGTGAGCTGGGTGCCCAGACGCAATTTGACGCCAAGAATGACCGCTACATTGTCAACGGTTCACATGATGCTGACAAGCTGCAGAACCTGCTGGATGGCTTCATCAAGAAGTTTGTGCTCTGCGAAGAGTGCTCCAACCCTGAGACCAATCTG ATTGTGTCTATCAAGAAGGGGATGATCTCCATGAGGTGCATTGCATGCGGTCACAGCAGCAACGTGGACATGCGCCACAAGCTGACCACCTTCATCATCAAGAACCCTCCTGACCAGGACCTGCAGGCCACCACACCCAGCAAGGGCAAAAAGAGCAAGAAAGATAAG gacaaGGATGGTGATCGTCATAGCCCTGAAGCCAATGCACAGCAGCAGATGGCAGCTCAGCGTGCTTCCGGGGGCACCATCGACGTACCACCAGAG CAAAACAAAGCTGATGATGACGACTGGGGGGAGGACTTCAGCGAGGAAGCGGTCAAGCAGCGCATGGAGGAACTGTCTGGGGCGGCCAAAGGGCTGGCCCTTACTGATGACCTGGAAAAAACTGACAAGGATCGGATGGACATCCTGTATACCCTTATCAAG AGCAAGCGTGACAACAAGGAGCTGTCGAAGGGCATGAAGGATGTGGTGGCGGATGCTGAGCGCCTGGAGGTGAAGGAGAAGGTGCCGCTCATCTTGGTGGAGCTGCTGCTGACCGACAAGGTCCTCACCCAGATCAAGGATCACCGCGTCCTCTTCCTCAGC ttttGCAAGGAAAACCCCAAAGCCCAGAAGTACCTGTTAGGTGGACTGGAGATGCTGATAGGGAAGGAATACTCTGCCTCCCTTATGCCGCGAGTGCCCCACATCCTCAAGGCCTTCTATGACATGGACATTTTGGATGAGGAGGTCATTCTGGAATGGGCCAAGAAG ATATCCAAGAAATATGTGACAAAGGAGATTGCTCAGCAGATGCGAGAGAAAGCCAAGCCTTTCATCGACTGGCTGGAACAAGCTTCagaggaagaagaggatgacgaCGATGAGGAAGAAGGGGAG GTGGTGTACTCCACTTCTGGCCAGGTGGGAGAGCAACCCATCGAGACGCCACAGCAGAATggcaacgatgatgatgacgacatcAACATCGATGACATCTAA